The following coding sequences lie in one Micromonospora sp. R77 genomic window:
- the tatA gene encoding Sec-independent protein translocase subunit TatA, whose amino-acid sequence MGALKPWHIAVLVVVLILLFGAKRLPDAARSLGRSLRIIKAETKSLHDDDRDLAEKADAQAGYQPLPPYAGQQPQQGYAPQQPPQQQQYAQPQQPVAPPVDPVQRVREN is encoded by the coding sequence ATGGGTGCCCTCAAGCCGTGGCACATCGCCGTACTCGTGGTCGTGCTGATCCTGCTGTTCGGCGCGAAGCGGCTCCCCGACGCGGCCCGCTCGCTGGGCCGCTCGCTGCGGATCATCAAGGCCGAGACGAAGAGCCTGCACGACGACGACCGTGACCTGGCCGAGAAGGCCGACGCGCAGGCCGGCTACCAGCCGCTCCCGCCGTACGCCGGTCAGCAGCCGCAGCAGGGTTACGCGCCGCAGCAGCCGCCGCAGCAGCAGCAGTACGCCCAGCCGCAGCAGCCGGTCGCCCCGCCGGTGGACCCGGTGCAGCGCGTCCGCGAGAACTGA
- a CDS encoding DinB family protein: MTRFVQQPDYEGAEFIDLSMASATFREVDLSGARMRGVLLLDADIDGAIDGLRVNGVEVMPLIEAELDRLHPERLRLQPTTPETMRDAVDVIEELWQATLRRASVLPEEAVHRSVNDEWSLAQTLRHTIFVVDAWYGHAAALRPNPFHPIGVPASFTTNGTEFGIDESAAPTLAEILAVRAERIADLRAYLAQVTQEELDRVRGPNTAIGCPPPAERTAVKCLQVIFSDQWAHVQFADRDLAILEQEYA; the protein is encoded by the coding sequence ATGACGCGATTCGTGCAGCAGCCCGACTACGAGGGCGCGGAGTTCATCGACCTGTCAATGGCCAGCGCAACCTTCCGCGAGGTGGATCTCAGCGGCGCCCGGATGCGTGGCGTGCTGCTGTTGGACGCCGACATCGACGGGGCGATCGACGGCCTGCGCGTCAACGGCGTGGAGGTCATGCCATTGATCGAGGCCGAGCTGGATCGCCTGCACCCCGAACGGCTTCGACTGCAGCCGACCACACCCGAGACGATGCGCGATGCGGTGGATGTCATCGAGGAGCTGTGGCAAGCGACGCTGCGACGCGCAAGCGTGCTGCCAGAGGAAGCCGTCCACAGATCAGTAAACGACGAATGGTCGCTCGCCCAAACCCTGCGCCACACGATCTTTGTCGTGGACGCCTGGTATGGCCACGCGGCGGCCCTTCGCCCGAACCCGTTCCATCCGATCGGCGTACCCGCATCGTTCACCACCAACGGCACCGAGTTCGGCATCGACGAGTCGGCCGCGCCCACCCTCGCCGAAATCCTCGCCGTGCGCGCCGAGCGGATCGCCGATCTGCGCGCATATCTGGCGCAGGTCACGCAGGAGGAGCTGGACCGCGTGCGGGGGCCGAACACCGCGATCGGCTGCCCGCCGCCCGCCGAACGTACGGCGGTCAAGTGCCTGCAAGTCATCTTCAGCGACCAGTGGGCGCACGTGCAGTTCGCCGACCGCGACCTGGCCATCCTGGAACAGGAGTATGCGTGA
- the rfbB gene encoding dTDP-glucose 4,6-dehydratase: MRILVTGGAGFIGSAYVRRLLTGAEPDLDVDAVTVLDAFTYAGTEGSLDPVRADPRLRVVRGDIRDAPLVDATVAGHDVVVHLAAESHVDRSITGAAAFVGTNVLGTQTLLDAARRHGTRRFVHVSTDEVYGSIGTGSWTEHAPLDPSSPYSASKAGADLLVLAQHRTHGLHVVVTRGANTYGPWQYPEKIVPLFVTNLLDGHDVPLYGDGGNVRDWLHVDDHCHGIALAQTRGRPGGVYHLGGGTELTNRELTGRLLAACGAGWDRVRPVADRKGHDRRYSLDTGTSRRELGWSPTVDLDRGLADTVDWYRTHRAWWEPLTPRR, encoded by the coding sequence GTGCGGATCCTGGTCACCGGCGGTGCCGGCTTCATCGGCTCGGCGTACGTCAGGCGGCTGCTCACCGGCGCGGAACCCGACCTCGACGTCGACGCGGTCACCGTGCTGGACGCGTTCACCTACGCCGGCACCGAGGGCAGCCTGGACCCCGTCCGCGCCGACCCCCGGCTGCGCGTCGTCCGCGGCGACATCCGCGACGCGCCGCTGGTCGACGCCACCGTCGCCGGCCACGACGTCGTCGTCCATCTCGCCGCCGAGTCCCACGTGGACCGCTCCATCACCGGCGCCGCCGCCTTCGTCGGCACCAACGTGCTCGGCACCCAGACCCTGCTGGACGCCGCCCGGCGGCACGGCACCCGCCGCTTCGTGCACGTCTCCACCGACGAGGTCTACGGTTCCATCGGCACCGGCTCCTGGACCGAGCACGCGCCGCTGGACCCCAGCTCGCCCTACTCGGCGTCGAAGGCCGGCGCGGACCTGCTGGTCCTCGCCCAGCACCGCACCCACGGCCTCCACGTCGTGGTCACCCGGGGCGCGAACACCTACGGGCCCTGGCAGTACCCGGAGAAGATCGTGCCGCTCTTCGTCACCAACCTGCTCGACGGGCACGACGTGCCGCTCTACGGCGACGGCGGGAACGTCCGGGACTGGCTGCACGTCGACGACCACTGCCACGGCATCGCGCTGGCCCAGACCCGGGGCCGCCCCGGCGGCGTCTACCACCTGGGTGGCGGCACCGAACTGACCAACCGGGAACTCACCGGGCGGCTGCTGGCCGCCTGCGGGGCCGGCTGGGACCGGGTCCGGCCGGTCGCCGACCGCAAGGGCCACGACCGGCGCTACTCGCTCGACACCGGCACCAGCCGGCGGGAACTCGGCTGGTCCCCCACCGTCGACCTCGACCGGGGGCTGGCCGACACCGTCGACTGGTACCGCACCCACCGCGCCTGGTGGGAGCCCCTCACGCCGCGCCGCTGA
- a CDS encoding winged helix DNA-binding domain-containing protein, giving the protein MARTAAPVLSRRAVNRATLARQFLLDRTDRSALDVLRRLVGLQGQVPTAPYLGLWSRQHGFRRDDLTGLLLRREVVRATTVRGTLHLTAADDYRWLRPLLQPLMVRLQRQFMGRATEGVDPAELVAYAGTLLAGEPLSRTRLRELLARRWPDRDRSALLHSVQYLLPLVHLPPAGTWGGRVDGPCALAEEWLGPLTPADPAVLVRRCLAAFGPASVRDVQAWSGLTRLAEVVEPLRGELRVFRDEQGRELFDLPDAERPDPDTPVPPRLLPEYDNLLLAYADRTRVLGAEERRRVITPAVAATVLMDGFVAGTWTIDRQGETATLVVRPFRRLDTVVEEVLLTEAERLAAFACPDQPDRAVRVDAPTAA; this is encoded by the coding sequence GTGGCGAGGACCGCAGCGCCGGTGCTGTCGCGTCGGGCGGTGAACCGGGCCACCCTGGCCCGCCAGTTCCTGCTCGATCGGACGGACCGGTCGGCCCTTGACGTGCTGCGCCGGCTGGTCGGCCTGCAGGGCCAGGTGCCGACCGCGCCCTACCTGGGGTTGTGGTCGCGGCAGCACGGTTTCCGCCGCGACGACCTGACGGGGCTGCTGCTGCGGCGGGAGGTGGTGCGGGCGACGACTGTGCGGGGCACCCTGCACCTGACCGCGGCGGACGACTACCGCTGGCTGCGCCCGCTGCTGCAACCGCTGATGGTGCGGCTGCAGCGGCAGTTCATGGGCCGGGCCACCGAGGGTGTCGACCCGGCCGAGCTGGTGGCGTACGCCGGCACGCTGCTGGCCGGGGAGCCGCTGAGCCGGACCAGGCTGCGGGAGCTGCTGGCGCGGCGCTGGCCGGACCGGGACCGCAGCGCCCTGCTGCACTCGGTGCAGTACCTGCTGCCCCTGGTGCACCTGCCGCCGGCGGGCACCTGGGGTGGCCGGGTCGACGGCCCGTGCGCGCTGGCCGAGGAGTGGCTGGGGCCGCTGACCCCGGCGGATCCCGCCGTGCTGGTCCGCCGCTGTCTGGCCGCGTTCGGGCCGGCGAGCGTACGGGACGTGCAGGCCTGGTCGGGGCTGACCCGGTTGGCCGAGGTGGTCGAACCGCTCCGGGGCGAGCTGCGGGTGTTCCGGGACGAGCAGGGGCGCGAGCTGTTCGACCTGCCCGACGCGGAGCGGCCCGACCCGGACACGCCGGTCCCGCCCAGACTGCTGCCGGAGTACGACAACCTCCTGCTCGCGTACGCGGACCGCACCCGGGTGCTGGGTGCCGAGGAGCGCCGGCGGGTGATCACCCCGGCCGTGGCCGCCACCGTGCTGATGGACGGGTTCGTGGCCGGCACCTGGACGATCGACCGGCAGGGCGAGACGGCGACGCTGGTGGTGCGGCCGTTCCGCCGGCTCGACACGGTCGTCGAGGAGGTGCTGCTGACGGAGGCGGAGCGGCTGGCGGCCTTCGCCTGCCCGGATCAGCCGGACCGGGCGGTGCGGGTCGACGCCCCCACGGCGGCCTGA
- the pafA gene encoding Pup--protein ligase produces MERRIFGLETEYGVTCTYRGQRRLSPDEVARYLFRRVVSWGRSSNVFLRNGARLYLDVGSHPEYATPECDSVTDLVAHDRAGERILEGLLVDAEKRLHDEGIAGEIYLFKNNTDSAGNSYGCHENYLVSRHGEFGRLADVLIPFLVTRQLICGAGKVLQTPRGAVYCLSQRAEHIWEGVSSATTRSRPIINTRDEPHADAERYRRLHVIVGDSNMNEVTTLLKVGTADIVLRMIEAGVVLRDLTLENPIRAIREVSHDITGRRKVRLTSGKEVSALEIQQEYLAKATEFVERRGGDQTAKRVVELWGRVLRAVETGDLDPVAREIDWVTKLRLIERYQRRHDLPLSHPRVAQMDLAYHDLRRGRGLYGLLERRGEVDRVATDPEIFEAKETPPQTTRARLRGEFIRHAQEKRRDFTVDWVHLKLNDQAQRTVLCKDPFRAYDERVERLIASM; encoded by the coding sequence ATGGAGCGGCGAATCTTCGGCCTCGAGACCGAGTACGGCGTCACCTGCACCTACCGCGGGCAGCGCCGGCTTTCCCCCGACGAGGTCGCGCGGTACCTGTTCCGGCGGGTGGTGTCGTGGGGCCGGTCGAGCAACGTGTTCCTGCGCAACGGTGCCCGCCTCTATCTGGACGTGGGCTCGCACCCCGAGTACGCGACCCCCGAGTGTGACTCGGTCACCGACCTGGTGGCCCACGACCGGGCCGGCGAGCGGATCCTGGAGGGTCTGCTGGTCGACGCGGAGAAGCGGCTGCACGACGAGGGCATCGCCGGTGAGATCTACCTGTTCAAGAACAACACCGACTCGGCCGGCAACTCGTACGGCTGCCACGAGAACTACCTGGTGTCCCGGCACGGCGAGTTCGGCCGGCTCGCGGATGTGCTGATCCCGTTCCTGGTGACCCGGCAGCTGATCTGCGGGGCGGGCAAGGTGCTGCAGACCCCGCGGGGCGCGGTCTACTGCCTGTCGCAGCGGGCCGAGCACATCTGGGAGGGGGTGTCGTCGGCGACCACCCGGAGCCGCCCGATCATCAACACCCGGGACGAGCCGCACGCGGACGCCGAGCGGTACCGCCGGCTGCACGTGATCGTCGGCGACTCGAACATGAACGAGGTCACCACGCTGCTGAAGGTCGGCACGGCCGACATCGTGCTGCGGATGATCGAGGCCGGGGTGGTGCTGCGGGACCTGACGCTGGAGAACCCGATCCGGGCCATCCGGGAGGTGTCGCACGACATCACCGGCCGGCGGAAGGTGCGGCTGACCTCGGGCAAGGAGGTCAGCGCGCTGGAGATCCAGCAGGAATACCTGGCCAAGGCGACCGAGTTCGTGGAGCGGCGGGGCGGCGACCAGACCGCGAAGCGGGTGGTGGAGCTCTGGGGCCGGGTGCTGCGGGCGGTGGAGACGGGTGACCTGGACCCGGTGGCCCGGGAGATCGACTGGGTGACGAAGCTGCGGTTGATCGAGCGGTACCAGCGCAGGCACGACCTGCCGTTGTCGCATCCGCGGGTGGCGCAGATGGACCTGGCGTACCACGACCTGCGGCGCGGGCGTGGCCTGTACGGGCTGCTGGAGCGGCGCGGTGAGGTGGACCGGGTGGCGACCGACCCGGAGATCTTCGAGGCGAAGGAGACGCCGCCGCAGACGACCCGGGCGCGGCTGCGCGGCGAGTTCATCCGGCACGCGCAGGAGAAGCGGCGGGACTTCACCGTCGACTGGGTGCACCTGAAGCTGAACGACCAGGCGCAGCGCACGGTGCTGTGCAAGGACCCGTTCCGGGCGTACGACGAGCGGGTGGAGCGGCTCATCGCGAGCATGTGA
- a CDS encoding DUF3866 family protein, translated as MVRWRSGTVTAVRRRWAGATELDVDLPDGARLRALAYPALVGDPEPGDRVLLNAGALLMGLGTGGYALVVALPDRLPPDPPQAADTRDAGHLVKARYTPLQPILLGVDEEASPHHELLAAAESLDGMPVVTADLHSALPAVLAGIHADAPDARVAYLLTDGGALPAWFSRTLAGLADRLAGTVSVGQAFGGDLEASTLHSGLLAARHVLHADIAVVAQGPGNLGTGTRWGFSGVAVGEAINAVATLGGQPVGSLRISDADPRPRHRGVSHHSLTAYGRVALAPADLVVPDGLASGLAADVAAALAPLAERHRVVAVPTDGLDAALRASPVGLSTMGRGLDADHAYFLAAAAAGRYAATLAG; from the coding sequence ATGGTGCGATGGCGATCCGGAACGGTCACGGCGGTACGGCGACGGTGGGCCGGCGCGACAGAACTCGACGTCGACCTGCCCGACGGCGCCCGGCTGCGCGCGCTGGCCTACCCCGCCCTGGTCGGTGACCCGGAGCCCGGCGACCGGGTGCTGCTCAACGCCGGCGCCCTGTTGATGGGCCTCGGCACCGGCGGCTACGCCCTGGTCGTCGCGCTCCCCGACCGGCTACCGCCGGACCCGCCGCAGGCCGCCGACACCCGCGACGCCGGCCACCTGGTCAAGGCCCGCTACACGCCGCTGCAACCCATCCTGCTCGGCGTCGACGAGGAGGCCTCCCCGCACCACGAACTGCTGGCCGCCGCCGAGAGCCTGGACGGCATGCCGGTGGTCACCGCCGACCTGCACTCGGCCCTGCCGGCCGTGCTCGCCGGCATCCACGCCGACGCCCCCGACGCCCGGGTGGCCTATCTGCTCACTGACGGCGGGGCGCTGCCGGCCTGGTTCTCCCGCACCCTGGCCGGGCTCGCCGACCGGCTCGCCGGCACGGTCAGCGTCGGCCAGGCCTTCGGCGGTGACCTGGAGGCCAGCACCCTGCACAGCGGGCTGCTGGCCGCCCGGCACGTGCTGCACGCCGACATCGCGGTGGTCGCCCAGGGGCCCGGCAACCTCGGCACCGGCACCCGGTGGGGATTCTCCGGAGTGGCCGTCGGAGAGGCGATCAACGCCGTCGCCACGCTGGGCGGGCAGCCGGTCGGCTCGCTGCGGATCTCCGACGCCGACCCCCGCCCCCGGCACCGCGGCGTCTCCCACCACAGCCTCACCGCGTACGGCCGGGTGGCCCTCGCCCCGGCCGACCTCGTCGTGCCCGACGGCCTGGCGTCGGGGCTCGCCGCCGACGTGGCCGCCGCGCTCGCCCCGCTGGCCGAGCGGCACCGCGTCGTCGCGGTGCCCACCGACGGCCTCGACGCGGCGCTACGGGCCAGCCCGGTGGGCCTGTCCACGATGGGCCGCGGCCTCGACGCCGACCACGCCTACTTCCTGGCGGCCGCCGCCGCCGGCCGGTACGCCGCCACCCTCGCCGGCTGA
- a CDS encoding YafY family protein yields MTRPAARGGRASADRLARLLNLVPYLLARPGIEIAEAAGDLGVTERQLREDLELLWVCGLPGYGPGDLIDMAFDGDRVTITYDAGIDRPLRLTPDEALALVVALRMLAETPGVANREAVERALAKIEDAAGDLVGAPVAVRLPGDSARVRELRAAVERGRALRITYYTAARDETTERTIDPLRMLMVGGRAYVEAWCRRAEGMRLFRADRIDAVTELDEPAVVPPQARPHDLSDGVFRPSAELPLITLRIGRGERWITEYYPCERVEADGEQWLVSLRVTDLGWARRFVLGLGPDVTVVAPAELAEQVRAQAVAALEAYARPVAPADPALPAGAR; encoded by the coding sequence GTGACCCGCCCGGCGGCCCGGGGCGGTCGCGCGTCCGCGGACCGGCTGGCCCGGCTGCTCAACCTGGTGCCCTACCTGCTGGCCCGGCCCGGCATCGAGATCGCCGAGGCGGCCGGTGACCTAGGGGTGACCGAGCGGCAGCTGCGCGAGGACCTGGAGCTGCTCTGGGTGTGCGGGCTGCCCGGCTACGGCCCCGGTGACCTGATCGACATGGCCTTCGACGGCGACCGGGTGACCATCACCTACGACGCGGGCATCGACCGGCCGCTTCGGCTCACCCCGGACGAGGCGTTGGCGCTGGTGGTGGCGCTGCGGATGCTCGCCGAGACGCCCGGGGTGGCGAACCGGGAGGCCGTCGAGCGGGCCCTCGCCAAGATCGAGGACGCGGCCGGTGACCTGGTGGGCGCGCCGGTGGCGGTGCGCCTGCCCGGGGACAGCGCGCGGGTGCGGGAGCTGCGCGCGGCGGTGGAGCGCGGCCGGGCGCTGCGGATCACCTACTACACGGCCGCCCGGGACGAGACGACCGAGCGGACCATCGACCCGCTGCGGATGCTGATGGTCGGCGGCCGGGCGTACGTGGAGGCCTGGTGCCGCCGCGCGGAGGGGATGCGGCTGTTCCGGGCCGACCGGATCGACGCGGTCACCGAGCTGGACGAGCCGGCGGTGGTGCCGCCGCAGGCCCGCCCGCACGACCTCTCCGACGGCGTGTTCCGCCCGTCGGCGGAGCTGCCGCTGATCACGCTGCGGATCGGTCGGGGCGAGCGGTGGATCACCGAGTACTACCCGTGCGAGCGGGTCGAGGCCGACGGTGAGCAGTGGCTGGTGTCGCTGCGGGTGACCGACCTTGGCTGGGCGCGCCGGTTCGTGCTGGGACTCGGGCCGGACGTCACCGTGGTGGCCCCGGCCGAGCTGGCCGAGCAGGTGCGTGCCCAGGCCGTCGCCGCCCTGGAGGCGTACGCGAGGCCGGTGGCCCCCGCCGATCCGGCGCTGCCGGCGGGCGCCCGGTAG
- a CDS encoding carboxymuconolactone decarboxylase family protein produces the protein MAHIDLGIDEKTHPGINGPLTYRPETAKPLGQLAEVLLRAPHPTLTPGERELIAAYVSGLNECTFCCSSHSAFAAAQLPTGMTLVEQVRGDLSSAPVSDKLRALLRIAAAVQRSGREVTAELVDAARSAGATDLEIHDTVLIAAAFCMFNRYVDGLGTWAPQDPEVYARSAEQIVARGYGAS, from the coding sequence GTGGCGCACATCGACCTCGGTATCGACGAGAAGACGCACCCCGGGATCAACGGGCCGCTGACGTACCGTCCGGAGACCGCGAAGCCGCTCGGTCAGCTCGCCGAGGTGCTGCTGCGGGCCCCGCACCCCACGCTGACGCCCGGCGAGCGGGAACTCATCGCCGCGTACGTCTCCGGGCTGAACGAGTGCACGTTCTGCTGTTCGTCGCACTCGGCGTTCGCCGCCGCCCAGTTGCCGACCGGGATGACCTTGGTGGAGCAGGTCCGCGGGGACCTGTCGAGCGCGCCGGTGAGCGACAAGCTGCGCGCCCTGCTGCGGATCGCCGCGGCGGTGCAGCGCAGCGGCCGGGAGGTCACCGCCGAGCTGGTGGACGCGGCCCGGTCGGCGGGCGCGACCGACCTGGAGATCCACGACACGGTGCTGATCGCCGCCGCGTTCTGCATGTTCAACCGCTACGTCGACGGGCTGGGCACCTGGGCCCCGCAGGACCCCGAGGTGTACGCCCGCTCCGCCGAGCAGATCGTCGCGCGCGGCTACGGCGCCAGCTGA
- a CDS encoding cation diffusion facilitator family transporter, whose protein sequence is MSEAEVKTESVGTVVVAGAANLAIAVAKLVAGLISGSAAMLSEAAHSVADTTTEVLLYLALRRGAKPADTRHPFGYGKESYVWAFLAALFTFVAGAGFAITHGVTTILVHEHSGDYLISYIVLAISFAIESISLARAVKQVRGESRRWRTTPRRFLRLTADTAVKAVFLEDSAALTGLLIAGVGLGLSQLTGDELYDGIASILIGVLLLVVAVILAKSNISLLVGRAVPERLHREIEHELAALPTVDRIDTLLTMQLGPDDILVAAKVDFLDDATGADIEAAADEAERRLTGRYPEIGYVFLDPTRSMPGTDGRARRTQDEDDRPVDQEARQA, encoded by the coding sequence ATGTCGGAAGCGGAAGTCAAGACCGAGAGCGTCGGTACCGTCGTCGTGGCCGGCGCGGCGAACCTCGCCATCGCGGTCGCCAAACTGGTCGCCGGGCTCATCTCCGGCTCCGCGGCGATGCTCTCCGAGGCCGCCCACTCCGTCGCCGACACCACCACCGAGGTGCTGCTCTATCTCGCGCTGCGGCGCGGCGCCAAGCCCGCCGACACCCGACACCCCTTCGGGTACGGGAAGGAGAGCTACGTCTGGGCGTTCCTCGCCGCGCTGTTCACCTTCGTGGCCGGGGCGGGCTTCGCCATCACCCACGGCGTCACCACGATCCTCGTGCACGAGCACAGCGGCGACTACCTGATCTCGTACATCGTGCTGGCGATCTCCTTCGCGATCGAGTCGATCTCGCTGGCCCGGGCGGTCAAGCAGGTCCGCGGCGAGTCCCGCCGCTGGCGGACCACCCCGCGCCGGTTCCTGCGGCTCACCGCCGACACCGCCGTCAAGGCGGTCTTCCTGGAGGACAGCGCCGCGCTGACCGGCCTGCTCATCGCCGGCGTCGGCCTCGGCCTGTCTCAGCTCACCGGCGACGAGCTCTACGACGGCATCGCCTCCATCCTGATCGGCGTGCTGCTGCTGGTGGTCGCGGTGATCCTGGCCAAGAGCAACATCTCGCTGCTGGTCGGCCGGGCCGTCCCCGAACGCCTGCACCGGGAGATCGAGCACGAGCTGGCCGCGCTGCCGACCGTGGACCGGATCGACACCCTGCTGACCATGCAGCTCGGCCCCGACGACATCCTGGTCGCCGCCAAGGTCGACTTCCTGGACGACGCGACCGGCGCCGACATCGAGGCCGCCGCCGACGAGGCCGAACGCCGGCTCACCGGGCGCTACCCCGAGATCGGGTACGTCTTCCTCGACCCCACCCGGTCGATGCCCGGCACCGACGGCCGGGCCCGACGCACCCAGGACGAGGACGACCGGCCGGTGGACCAGGAGGCCCGCCAGGCCTGA
- the tatC gene encoding twin-arginine translocase subunit TatC → MAFALKKRGPSTFERAADGSMTLMEHIRELRTRLFRASLAIMVGLFAGFWLAQPAFNLLKQPYCRLPEATDAFGRCQQFLQLSPADGFILKLKLALWIGLIIGAPVWLYQLWAFIAPGLHRHERKWAYVFVSIAAPLFAAGAVLAFLVVDKGLAFLMESGVTGLSTQLEVTRYISFVTNMILLFGVAFEFPLILLMLNFTGVASARRLLSWWRAVIFISFAFAAIATPDPGPFGMTLLAAALSLLYFVAVGVAFLNDRRRGRGREVYSDLSDDEVSPLDLTPEPVEAGARVETVAPIGVPEPVAAPAPIERRYDDMT, encoded by the coding sequence GTGGCCTTCGCGCTGAAGAAGCGCGGCCCGAGCACGTTCGAGCGGGCCGCCGACGGCTCGATGACGCTCATGGAGCACATCCGTGAGCTGCGTACCCGCCTGTTCCGCGCCTCCCTGGCGATCATGGTGGGGCTGTTCGCCGGGTTCTGGCTGGCCCAGCCGGCCTTCAACCTGCTCAAGCAGCCGTACTGCCGGCTGCCCGAGGCCACCGACGCGTTCGGCCGGTGCCAGCAGTTCCTCCAGCTCTCCCCGGCGGACGGGTTCATCCTGAAGCTGAAGCTGGCCCTCTGGATCGGCCTGATCATCGGTGCCCCGGTCTGGCTCTACCAGCTCTGGGCGTTCATCGCCCCGGGCCTGCACCGGCACGAGCGCAAGTGGGCGTACGTCTTCGTCTCGATCGCCGCGCCCCTGTTCGCCGCGGGTGCGGTCCTCGCCTTCCTGGTGGTGGACAAGGGCTTGGCGTTCCTGATGGAGTCCGGGGTCACCGGGCTGTCCACCCAGTTGGAGGTGACGCGGTACATCTCCTTCGTCACCAACATGATCCTGCTCTTCGGGGTGGCGTTCGAGTTCCCGCTGATCCTGCTCATGCTGAACTTCACCGGGGTGGCCAGCGCCCGTCGACTGCTGAGCTGGTGGCGCGCGGTGATCTTCATTTCGTTCGCGTTCGCCGCCATCGCCACGCCCGACCCGGGTCCGTTCGGCATGACGCTGCTGGCCGCCGCGCTCTCGCTGCTCTATTTCGTCGCGGTCGGGGTGGCGTTCCTCAACGACCGGCGGCGGGGCCGGGGCCGGGAGGTCTATTCGGACCTCAGTGACGACGAGGTGTCGCCGCTGGACCTGACCCCCGAGCCGGTCGAGGCCGGTGCGCGGGTGGAGACGGTGGCGCCGATCGGGGTGCCGGAGCCGGTCGCCGCGCCCGCGCCGATCGAGCGCCGCTACGACGACATGACCTGA
- a CDS encoding YafY family protein translates to MSRTRTERLVNLVICLLSTRRFLTAAQIAATVPGYEHDPDDAKDHEAFQRKFERDKAELRELGVPLETGTASVFDAEPGYRIAHREYALPDIPLEPDEAAAVGIAARLWQHAGLAAAASSGLAKLRAAGVDVDPQATLGLEPMVTVDPAFAPLTAAARDRREVNFDYRVPDRDAPTRRRLQPWGVVCWRGRWYVVGHDLDRAATRCFRLSRVVGAVRVTGRPGSYEPPAGVDLISHVARWSGPVERTGRATVLVAPGRAAGLRRWAVETSPGPDGDHLVLPYADADYLAGQLVGYGPDVRVVEPPEVRDAVIQRLKEIAARHDELAVAGGAR, encoded by the coding sequence GTGTCGCGGACCCGCACCGAACGCCTGGTCAACCTGGTGATCTGCCTGCTGTCCACGCGACGGTTCCTGACCGCCGCGCAGATCGCCGCGACCGTGCCCGGCTACGAACACGACCCGGACGACGCGAAGGACCACGAGGCGTTCCAGCGCAAGTTCGAACGGGACAAGGCCGAGCTGCGCGAGCTCGGGGTGCCGCTGGAGACCGGGACGGCCAGCGTCTTCGACGCCGAGCCGGGCTACCGGATCGCCCACCGGGAGTACGCCCTGCCCGACATCCCCCTCGAACCGGACGAGGCCGCCGCCGTGGGCATCGCCGCCCGGCTCTGGCAGCACGCCGGCCTGGCCGCGGCGGCCTCCTCCGGGCTGGCCAAGCTGCGCGCCGCCGGGGTCGACGTGGACCCGCAGGCCACCCTGGGGCTGGAGCCGATGGTGACGGTCGACCCGGCGTTCGCCCCGCTGACCGCCGCCGCCCGGGACCGGCGCGAGGTCAACTTCGACTACCGTGTGCCGGACCGTGACGCGCCGACCCGCCGCCGGCTCCAGCCGTGGGGCGTGGTCTGCTGGCGCGGCCGGTGGTACGTGGTCGGTCACGACCTGGACCGGGCGGCGACCCGGTGCTTCCGGCTGTCGCGGGTGGTCGGCGCGGTCCGGGTGACCGGCCGGCCGGGGTCGTACGAGCCACCGGCCGGGGTCGACCTGATCAGCCACGTCGCCCGCTGGTCGGGGCCGGTGGAGCGGACCGGGCGGGCCACCGTGCTGGTCGCCCCGGGGCGGGCCGCCGGACTGCGCCGCTGGGCGGTGGAGACCAGCCCGGGTCCGGACGGCGACCATCTCGTCCTGCCCTACGCCGACGCCGACTACCTGGCCGGTCAGCTCGTCGGGTACGGCCCGGACGTGCGGGTGGTGGAGCCGCCGGAGGTGCGCGACGCGGTGATCCAACGGTTGAAGGAGATCGCCGCGCGGCACGACGAGCTCGCGGTGGCCGGGGGTGCCCGGTGA